GCCCCTCGCCTCATAGCCGCTATCATCGACGACCGCTTCATAGGCTTCAAACGTCATCAGGACCACACTGCGCAGGAAACGAAGAACAAGACAAAGGTGACGAGCCTAGGCTCAGAGATAGTTGATGAGGCTGATCTTCTGGAGCTGCGACGTCAGTGCAAGCGCCGTCTGGATCTGGGTCTGCAAGGTGTTGACGCGCACCGAGGCTTCGGCCGGATCGACCTTCTCCATACCGACGATCTGATTGTTCAGAATGTCCTGCTGCGTCTTGAGCTTGTCGGTTGCGGAGGTGAGCCGCTGCTGGACCGTGCCGACATCGCCGCCGAGCGTAGCGAGGCCGGTGATGGCGTTCCCGACGAGGCCGATCGCCTTGTCCACGACGACCTGGAACGTCGACTGGTCCAGGTTCGCGTTCCCGAGATCGGCCATCATGGTGTAGGCCTCGGCGAGCATGCGGAAGGAGGGTTGATTGGCGCTGACGGACGTATCGGCGATCTCGGTCGTGGAGATACGGCTTTGCATGACCTGGTCGGTGGCCGACGACCAGTTGGTGTTCCAGGCCGGGCTCGCGAATTCGGCGTCGAAGGTGGTGTTGAGGAAGGTCTGCATCTGGGCCGGCGTGATGTTCTTCACGTTGGGCGAGGATTGCGAGAAGCCGAAGAACGTAGCGAAATCGGTGTCGACCTGGTTCTTGCTGGCCGAGCCGGCGGCGTAAGCCGTGATCGGTTGGTTCTGCGTG
The genomic region above belongs to Bradyrhizobium arachidis and contains:
- a CDS encoding flagellar hook-associated family protein yields the protein MMSANYISTLMLSSSLRSSITNNQSLLSKASTEATTGRFYDVGLELGATTGGDLTLRADLSFADQLVDTNGLVAGRLDVTQNRITQLNTTATSFLKDLIAARSTDGGGRIILPPASSNLQDLIGALNVSYNGSYLFSGINTQNQPITAYAAGSASKNQVDTDFATFFGFSQSSPNVKNITPAQMQTFLNTTFDAEFASPAWNTNWSSATDQVMQSRISTTEIADTSVSANQPSFRMLAEAYTMMADLGNANLDQSTFQVVVDKAIGLVGNAITGLATLGGDVGTVQQRLTSATDKLKTQQDILNNQIVGMEKVDPAEASVRVNTLQTQIQTALALTSQLQKISLINYL